The DNA segment ATCCGGCTGGAAATGATGAACTTCATCCGTATTCGGCTCAGGATTGAAACCGCGCGACCAACGATGGCCCGACCAGAAAAAGCCGCTTCCCCAGCGCACGTTTCCTGAATAATATCCGCCGAAATAGTCCGCATTCGTAATCGACCCGAATCCGTCAACTTCAATTTCATACGTAAACCGCTCCTCGTTACACTTGAACCGATACGTTTTCTGATCCCAAACCGTGCTTTTCGCCGTCAGCGAAAACACGCGCTCCCCGTCAATATCGGCCGCCTGCCACTCCCCGATCTTCGGCGCATCATCAAGTCCCGAAAGCGTATGTACACTCGACAAAACGAACAATTCCGCAAGCAAATCCCCCGCCGCATCCTTCAAATGCACGAAAGGACGGTCCTCGCAAAAGAAAAGCTCGTAATTTTTCCCCTTGTAAGTTAAGTTTTCCATCGTTTCACCCTTTTTTAGATAAAATTAAAACCGGTGTTGCATCGGAACAGCTTCCGGCCGTTCAACGGTGCTTTGCATCGCATAATGCTTGCCTTCCTGCGAAGCCTCAAGCAATCCGCTCATCGCTTCCAAGACGTGGTACGTCATGAAACCGTTCGCCCGGTGCCCGTCGCCAGTCAAAATCGCTTCCGCCATGTCGGCGGCGCCGATCCCGCGGCTGTTTGCCGTATATCCGTGCGTCAGCGGCACTTCATGCCATTCCTTCTCATTTTGCTTGCGCACGTACACCGGTCCGCCGAACGTGTTCGGATCCGGTACGCTTAAGGAACCCGTTTCTCCGTAAATTTCAATAAACGGCAAGCGCGCGCCCCACACGTCGAAACTCGTAATCAACGACGCGATCGCGCCGTTGTCAAAGTCGAGCACGCCGGCGATATGCGTCGGCGTATTCACGTGAATCACCTCGCCGTATTTCGGCTCGCTTGTAATCGTCCGCTCAGGGAACGTAATCCGCGCTGAACCGGTGACGCGCTTAATCGGACCGAGCAACGAAATCAACGCCGTCAAATAGTACGGTCCCATATCAAACAGCGGTCCGCCGCCTTTTTGGTAGAAAAAGTCCGGATTCGGATGCCAGCTTTCCGTTCCGTGGCTCGTCATAAATGCGGTCGCCGCCACCGGTGTGCCGATCCAGCCGTCATCGATCAGCTTGCGGCACGTTTGCAAGCCGCCGCCGAGAAACGTATCCGGCGCCCCGCCGACGAGCAAATTCGCCCGCTCCGCGGTCTCAAGCACTTTTTTGCCCATCTCCGGCGTAATTGACAACGGTTTTTCCACGTATACGTGTTTTCCAGCCTCGAGCACTTGCAAGCAAACTTCACCATGCACGCCAGGTACCGTCAAGTTGATGACCATCGCAATTTCCGGGTCGTTCAGCAACTCCGCCACCGTGCACGCTTTCGCGATCCCGAACTTTTCCGCCTGCGCTCGCGCACGATCCATGTCAATGTCGGCACATGCGGCGATTTCAAGATGCTTGAACGTCTTCCCATTCGTAAGGTAAATCGCACTGATGTTGCCGCAGCCAATCACACCCGCTTTTACTTTTTCCATGCCGTCACACCTTTCCTACTGGAAGCTTCAGTCTTTCTTCCACAAACTCCTTGCAAACTTGCAAGCTTTGTTTCGGCGTACTCGTTGACTTGTCGATTTCGACTGTCACCCAACCGTCGTAATTCGTCTCATGCAACATCTGCATCACCGGATCGAAATCAAGCGTGCCAAGTCCAAGCTCGCAAAAAATCGGCATCGCCTCGTTGCCTGACAAAATCGGGAACTGCTCCGCATCCGCTTCTTCCGGCGAAATGTCTTTCAAATGCACATATCCAATGCGGTCGCGATATTTCTTCATTACCTTCGCTGGATCCATGCCCGCCTTCGCCAAATGCGCCGTATCCGGGCAAAAATGTACATACTTCGGATCCGTCCATTCCATGATCGCATCGAGCTCATGCTCGTACTGAATTTCCGTTCCGATATGCGGATGCAAACAAGCTTTCACGCCAAGTTCGGCACAGCTTTTCGCCGCCTCGTTCATGGTTTCCGCTGCCGTTTTCAACATTTCCGTCGTCGTCCCGCCTTCTGTCCGGGGTCCGCCCGGACCGAAAACGATCCGGTCGCAGCCATTGGCGGCGAGGAATCGCGCCACTTGCGTATTGCGCGCGATAATATGCTCACGCTTCGACGGATCGGTGAAATGCCCGCCGCCGTACAATGCCGACAAAACGAATCCGTGATCATCCAGCAATTTTTGAAATTCATCTATTCGATCCTCGTAGTTCATCGCGATATGCGTAAACGTTTCACACGCCCGGTAACCAAGCTCAGAAGCTTCCTTTAGAGCAGTTTCAAACGCCTCGCCCCACGTAATTAAATGACATGATACTTTCACGATGTCCCGCCTTTCTGATTTTATTGATCCAACGCATTGAGCGCGACAGATAAACAACCGTAATCCCCGATGCGTTCACCAAGCTCACCCGGCACAATTTCGCACACCGCCATCGCCTGCGGCAGTGCTTCCCGCCGCAGCGTCTCAAGCGCCGCCGGCTCCAAAATCGCCTGCTGGCGTCCATAAATGCTGCCGATGATCACCTTCTCGGGATTCAACAAATCAACGATGACCGCCAGCCCTTTCCCTAAATAGCGGCCGACGTCCTCGTAAATCTCCACCGCCAGCAGGTCGCCC comes from the Bacillales bacterium genome and includes:
- a CDS encoding Gfo/Idh/MocA family oxidoreductase — protein: MEKVKAGVIGCGNISAIYLTNGKTFKHLEIAACADIDMDRARAQAEKFGIAKACTVAELLNDPEIAMVINLTVPGVHGEVCLQVLEAGKHVYVEKPLSITPEMGKKVLETAERANLLVGGAPDTFLGGGLQTCRKLIDDGWIGTPVAATAFMTSHGTESWHPNPDFFYQKGGGPLFDMGPYYLTALISLLGPIKRVTGSARITFPERTITSEPKYGEVIHVNTPTHIAGVLDFDNGAIASLITSFDVWGARLPFIEIYGETGSLSVPDPNTFGGPVYVRKQNEKEWHEVPLTHGYTANSRGIGAADMAEAILTGDGHRANGFMTYHVLEAMSGLLEASQEGKHYAMQSTVERPEAVPMQHRF
- a CDS encoding sugar phosphate isomerase/epimerase family protein codes for the protein MKVSCHLITWGEAFETALKEASELGYRACETFTHIAMNYEDRIDEFQKLLDDHGFVLSALYGGGHFTDPSKREHIIARNTQVARFLAANGCDRIVFGPGGPRTEGGTTTEMLKTAAETMNEAAKSCAELGVKACLHPHIGTEIQYEHELDAIMEWTDPKYVHFCPDTAHLAKAGMDPAKVMKKYRDRIGYVHLKDISPEEADAEQFPILSGNEAMPIFCELGLGTLDFDPVMQMLHETNYDGWVTVEIDKSTSTPKQSLQVCKEFVEERLKLPVGKV